In Moorena sp. SIOASIH, the following proteins share a genomic window:
- a CDS encoding AMP-binding protein: MSLVDLLGERAQAQPNQLAYIFLLDGETESGSLTYGELDAKARAIAAHLQSMQGERALLLYPSGLEFISAFMGCLYAGVVAVPVYPPRRNQKLSRLLNIVNDAQACIALTTTSILADIEQRWASDGELAQLKLIATDTIVADSQEFAPLSVTGSSLAFLQYTSGSTGTPKGVMVTHGNIIHNQQMIHQAFGHSEKTIFVGWLPLFHDMGLIGNVLQPMYLGIPCILMPPVAFLQKPIRWLKAISKYRATTSGGPNFAYDLCVKKIQPEQLANLDLSSWDVAFNGAEPVRAETLKQFGQKFANCGFNYRAFYPCYGMAETTLFATGGEKNQSPVIQGVKAKDLEQNLVVESEISSDESRGFVGVGRPYLNTTVIIVNPESLTPSEPGQVGEIWVSGGSVTSGYWNRPQATQEVLQAYLKDTGDGPFLRTGDLGFLLKGELFVTGRLKDMIIIRGRNYYPQDIELTVENSHPALRSHCSAAFSVERDGEERLVVACEVERTHLRKLNTEEVVSAVRHGIWMEHELKVYGVLLLKTGSIPKTSSGKIQRHACRQEWLNKQLNLVGEWIENELVEPITSEQRPDEYFPEKTTSFMPTQNNGHKVLTSQDTASQSRADELLEWLRDYASFRINSRLIDERRCIPPHIVLDLGNRGFFGLQVPFNYGGIGLNNVDTLRVIEQLGAIDQTLTLFVGNHNVLGVRPIMKYASLAQKEQLLPNLATGREIAAYALTEPGAGSNPRAISARAIPNPNGGWLLEGSKIWSGSAAWSSVINIFVQQLDPHGKPMGISGFVVPQRTKGLRIGPEALTMGMRGMVQNAIFLDGVSVTPEQLLSEAGAGMKVAQDAMMHGRLGLAAGCIGGMKRCAQLMLRYGERRSISTGRLLDNPVTLVRLSDLTAAITVLENLVFTTAELLDRGYSIPEEVYTACKTSGPEFFWQAADNLVQLLGGRGYIETNIAPQIYRDARVFRIFEGPTETLNMFLGSRVIQKPEELYQFLSKTLEVPEVAKRLKNATAEISDRLRNKSRFCEDHTALRWAYVCTGEVATWAILLAVVKRNLKQLSSEPLQIAATWAELQLEQKLQLVLMGTPAEMVESDAENITARIEDYAEKIGDIEQTLPGVDHELDEFLRQTSTVKSNKNLDVELIHYQETKKVAVEPKNYQPLENQEVYTYDQIGSWIKNWLAKQPGIQRETINRQTSFADYGMDSVLALELVQALEDWLQTSLDATILWNFPTIESLAQYLASMSTQEDDLETSPSGQEEAKTTTLELEKPLETQIETSIAEELVALENLLKGN, from the coding sequence TTGAGTTTAGTTGATTTATTAGGCGAAAGAGCGCAAGCTCAACCTAATCAGCTTGCCTATATCTTTCTCCTTGACGGAGAAACCGAATCAGGGAGTCTTACCTATGGGGAATTAGATGCAAAAGCAAGAGCGATCGCAGCCCATCTCCAATCAATGCAAGGAGAACGAGCTTTACTGTTATATCCTTCTGGATTAGAGTTCATTAGCGCTTTTATGGGCTGCTTATATGCCGGGGTTGTGGCGGTTCCGGTTTATCCTCCCAGACGCAATCAAAAATTGTCTCGCTTGCTAAATATTGTTAATGATGCCCAAGCGTGTATTGCACTGACCACCACATCGATACTGGCTGACATTGAGCAAAGGTGGGCAAGTGATGGGGAGTTAGCTCAGTTGAAGTTGATAGCTACCGATACCATTGTTGCTGATAGTCAAGAGTTTGCACCATTATCAGTGACAGGGTCGAGTTTAGCTTTTTTGCAATATACTTCCGGTTCCACGGGAACACCAAAGGGGGTGATGGTGACCCATGGCAATATCATCCACAACCAGCAGATGATCCATCAGGCATTTGGTCATAGTGAGAAGACTATCTTTGTAGGTTGGTTGCCATTGTTCCATGATATGGGATTGATTGGTAATGTCCTACAGCCAATGTATCTGGGAATTCCCTGTATTCTGATGCCGCCAGTGGCATTTCTGCAGAAGCCGATTCGTTGGTTAAAGGCGATTTCTAAGTATAGGGCGACTACCAGTGGCGGACCGAATTTTGCTTATGATTTATGTGTCAAAAAAATTCAACCAGAACAATTAGCTAATCTTGACTTGAGCAGTTGGGATGTGGCTTTCAATGGGGCAGAACCAGTACGGGCAGAAACTCTGAAGCAATTTGGCCAAAAATTTGCGAACTGTGGTTTTAACTACAGAGCCTTTTATCCTTGCTATGGCATGGCGGAGACTACCTTATTTGCTACCGGTGGTGAAAAGAATCAATCGCCGGTGATTCAGGGAGTTAAAGCTAAAGATTTAGAGCAAAATTTGGTAGTAGAGAGTGAGATTTCCTCGGATGAAAGTCGAGGGTTTGTTGGTGTTGGTCGTCCTTACCTGAACACAACAGTAATTATCGTTAACCCGGAGTCCTTAACTCCGAGTGAACCAGGACAAGTCGGAGAGATTTGGGTTAGCGGTGGTAGTGTAACGTCTGGGTATTGGAATCGCCCCCAAGCAACACAAGAAGTGTTACAAGCTTATCTGAAAGATACAGGAGACGGACCTTTTTTACGTACAGGGGACTTGGGATTTTTGCTCAAAGGTGAGTTATTTGTGACTGGACGACTCAAGGATATGATAATTATCCGGGGTCGCAATTATTATCCCCAAGATATTGAATTAACTGTTGAAAACAGCCATCCTGCTTTACGAAGTCATTGTAGTGCTGCCTTTTCTGTAGAGAGGGATGGAGAGGAGCGCTTGGTGGTTGCTTGTGAGGTGGAACGAACTCACCTACGGAAGCTGAACACAGAGGAGGTAGTATCTGCCGTTCGTCATGGCATCTGGATGGAGCATGAGTTGAAGGTTTATGGAGTATTACTACTTAAGACTGGTAGTATTCCTAAGACTTCCAGTGGAAAAATTCAGCGTCATGCTTGTCGCCAGGAATGGCTAAATAAGCAACTAAATTTAGTGGGTGAGTGGATTGAAAACGAGTTAGTGGAACCAATAACTAGTGAGCAGCGACCAGATGAATATTTCCCTGAAAAAACGACTAGCTTTATGCCAACTCAAAACAATGGACACAAGGTATTAACTAGCCAAGATACAGCCAGCCAATCTCGCGCCGATGAACTACTTGAATGGTTGCGTGACTATGCATCATTTCGCATTAACTCTCGCTTAATTGATGAAAGACGTTGCATTCCACCTCATATTGTTCTAGATTTGGGAAACCGTGGGTTTTTCGGCCTACAAGTACCTTTTAACTATGGCGGAATAGGTCTGAACAATGTTGATACCTTAAGGGTTATTGAGCAGTTGGGAGCCATAGATCAAACCCTAACATTGTTTGTTGGCAATCATAACGTCCTTGGGGTTCGTCCGATTATGAAATATGCCTCCCTAGCTCAAAAAGAGCAATTACTTCCCAACCTAGCTACAGGTCGAGAAATAGCAGCCTACGCCTTAACAGAACCGGGGGCAGGTTCCAATCCCCGAGCCATATCCGCACGAGCAATACCGAATCCTAATGGTGGTTGGTTATTGGAAGGTTCTAAAATTTGGAGTGGTTCGGCTGCATGGTCTAGTGTTATCAATATTTTTGTCCAGCAGCTCGATCCCCATGGGAAACCGATGGGAATTAGTGGTTTCGTAGTGCCCCAGAGAACAAAAGGCTTGCGAATTGGTCCCGAAGCCCTGACTATGGGAATGCGGGGTATGGTTCAAAATGCCATATTTCTCGATGGAGTATCGGTAACTCCAGAGCAACTTTTGTCAGAAGCAGGTGCTGGGATGAAAGTAGCTCAAGATGCCATGATGCACGGTAGATTGGGTCTGGCTGCTGGATGCATTGGTGGTATGAAACGCTGCGCTCAGTTGATGCTTCGCTATGGTGAGCGTCGTTCGATCTCCACAGGTCGTTTACTCGATAATCCAGTTACATTAGTTCGTTTGAGCGATCTGACAGCCGCTATTACTGTCTTAGAAAATTTAGTTTTCACGACTGCCGAGTTATTGGATAGGGGATATTCTATTCCTGAAGAAGTCTACACGGCTTGCAAGACATCGGGGCCTGAGTTTTTCTGGCAGGCTGCTGACAACCTGGTTCAGTTACTGGGCGGTCGCGGCTATATTGAAACAAACATTGCCCCTCAAATCTACCGTGATGCCAGAGTTTTTCGCATTTTTGAAGGTCCGACGGAAACTCTCAATATGTTCTTGGGGTCTCGCGTGATTCAGAAACCAGAAGAGCTTTACCAATTCTTATCTAAGACATTGGAAGTTCCCGAAGTGGCTAAACGTCTGAAAAATGCTACAGCAGAAATTAGCGATCGCTTAAGGAATAAGAGCCGATTTTGCGAAGATCATACCGCTTTACGATGGGCTTATGTGTGTACAGGTGAAGTAGCAACTTGGGCTATTCTATTGGCAGTCGTGAAACGAAATTTGAAACAGTTAAGTTCTGAACCTTTGCAAATTGCTGCAACTTGGGCTGAATTACAGTTAGAGCAAAAACTCCAGCTTGTACTGATGGGAACACCAGCAGAGATGGTGGAATCTGACGCTGAGAATATCACCGCTCGCATAGAGGATTACGCCGAAAAAATTGGCGATATAGAACAAACTCTGCCAGGAGTTGACCATGAACTGGATGAATTTCTGCGTCAAACATCTACAGTAAAATCAAATAAAAATTTAGATGTAGAGTTGATTCACTACCAGGAGACAAAAAAGGTTGCTGTAGAACCGAAAAATTATCAGCCTTTAGAGAATCAGGAAGTTTATACTTATGATCAGATTGGAAGTTGGATAAAAAACTGGTTGGCTAAACAACCAGGGATTCAGAGAGAAACTATTAATCGCCAGACATCTTTTGCCGATTATGGCATGGATTCGGTGTTGGCACTAGAATTAGTACAAGCCTTAGAAGATTGGCTACAAACTTCCTTAGACGCAACGATTTTATGGAATTTTCCAACTATAGAATCCTTGGCTCAATACTTGGCTAGTATGTCAACACAAGAGGATGATTTAGAAACTTCACCTTCTGGTCAGGAGGAGGCAAAGACTACTACCTTAGAGTTGGAAAAACCTCTTGAAACTCAAATTGAGACATCTATTGCTGAAGAATTAGTGGCTCTGGAAAATTTATTGAAAGGAAATTAA
- a CDS encoding non-ribosomal peptide synthetase: protein MASCVNDSPNGESKFLSLVDLLGDRAQAMPNQLAYIFLQNGETPSGSLTYGELDRQATAIAADIQSMQGERALLLYPSGLEFITAFFGCLYAGVIAVPVYPPRRNQKLSRLLNIVNDAQAYVALTTTSILADLEQRWASDASLGQLKLIATDTIVADSQEFAPLSVTGSSLAFLQYTSGSTGTPKGVMVTHGNLIQNSTDLDRGWEHNSDSVIVTWLPTFHDMGLIYGMLQPIYKGCKCIMLPPASFIQKPIRWLKAISDYGGTHSGAPNFAYALCVEKTTPEQRNQLDLSSWSMALNGAEPVRADVLEKFAQVFEVSRFNKRAFCPGYGMAEATLKISAVRAKDKPIYYHIDATALEQNYVVEFPDEKHLGKRTLVGCGRSEIDTKVIIVNPQTCCRSASEEIGEIWVSGGSVASGYWNRPEATQKTFQAYLKDTGDGPFLRTGDLGFFSKGELFVTGRLKDLIIIRGRNHYPQDIELTVENSHPALRSHCSAAFSVERDGEERLVVAGEVERTHLRKLNTEEVVREIQIALSTEHELDVDGVVLLKTGSIPKTSSGKIQRRACKQGFLEGSLNVVGQWQKTLSQGEYVAPRTPTEEIIANIFASVLGVKDVGIHDNFFEIGGHSLLATQLISQLRVTFNREIPLRQVFSSPTIALISPKLTQLLTTENQLSLPLIQPRTDSEQLPLSSAQKRLWFLNQLEGISATYNIPVALRITGNLIINALEQALSEIISRHEVIRTSFSTINGTPTQVIHPDSTININVVDLQQYPDQERETILQQEVKQEATTPFDLEIAPLIRCKLWQLDTTEYVLVLTMHHIVSDGWSMGILIEELSSLYQAIAASEPSPLPELAIQYADFALWQRQWLTGEILENQFNYWKQELEGASELLKLPTDHPRPHVMSYQGSSESFSLTAELTQKLQQLSVNAGSTLFMTLQAAFATLLYRYSGQFDILIGSPIANRNRREIEPLIGFFVNTLVLRTRFEHNPSFSQLLRQVRETTLNAYEHQDVPFEQVVSALQPQRSLSHSPLFQVMFVLQNAPMGKLDLPGVTLSQFNQHSTIAKFDLTLSMTETEMGLVGTWEYNTDLFDGSTIKRMATHFQNLLSAIVENSQLRVGELPLLSAEERHQLLVEWNDTASEYPKEKCIHQLFEEQVEKTPDAVAVVFGQEQLTYHQLNQRANQLAHHLLSMGVRPEVLVGICVERSVQMVVGLLGILKAGGAYVPLDPNYPHQRLSYILADSGVEVLLTQQSLLESLPSHTAQMVCLDSDWGAIEQYSGQNLDVGVTSDNLAYVIYTSGSTGKPKGTMILHSGVGNYLSWCTKAYNVADSEGSTVNSSIGFDATITSLFSPFLVGRKVVLLPEEGEIEALKAALCSGTKFSLVKITPAHLEILSYLLAHEQVKIDNKAFIIGGEALSANHIKFWQKYAPQIRLINEYGPTETVVGCCIYEVGGKTFSGGNIPIGRPISNTKIYILDSHLEPVAIGVPGELYIGGDGLARGYLNRPELTSEKFIPNPFCNSKSQRLYKTGDLARYLRDGNIEFLGRIDNQVKIRGFRIELGEIEAVLSSHPHIQQTVVIAREDIPGNKRLVAYIVSQSESLSTNQLREFLKQKLPEYMVPSAFVTLDTLPLTQNGKVDRKSLPAPDGVVTSVEEYVAPRTPTEEIIANIFAKVLGLQDVGIHDNFFELGGHSLLAVRLMSQIKQQFQINLPLATLFQSPTIEQLASLLGSSVNTQNPILVGIKTSGNQPPLFCIHPLGGNLLCYAELARHLDQDYPVYGLQSLGLDGQQQPLTSVEEMASHYIQAIQQIQPQGSYHLIGWSFGGVIAYEMAQQLQTKNTSVALLTLIDSYVPTLIRKPSEIDQAMIVNLFIGWWSMGGVIAYEMAQQLQAKNEPVALLTLIDSYAPTVIQMPSEIDQAMIVNLLAQDLGGLYGQELDISHETLRQLEPDEQVLHLFEQGKQQGILPSDLEIEQMRSLWKVLKANITAYYHYKPKAYPGSLLLINASQTSPGVIEDPTHGWGSLVNGDIQTHTITGDHYTIIKAPQVEALTTELNNYLLNN, encoded by the coding sequence GTGGCGAGTTGTGTAAATGATTCCCCCAATGGGGAGTCGAAATTCTTGAGTTTAGTTGATTTATTAGGCGACAGAGCGCAAGCAATGCCTAATCAGCTCGCCTATATCTTTCTGCAAAACGGAGAAACCCCCTCAGGAAGTCTTACCTACGGCGAATTAGATAGACAAGCAACAGCGATCGCAGCCGATATCCAATCAATGCAAGGAGAAAGAGCTTTATTGTTATACCCTTCTGGATTAGAGTTCATTACGGCTTTCTTTGGCTGTTTGTATGCGGGGGTAATAGCTGTGCCAGTTTATCCTCCCAGACGCAATCAAAAATTGTCTCGGTTGCTAAATATTGTTAATGATGCTCAAGCTTATGTTGCACTGACCACTACATCGATATTGGCTGACCTTGAGCAAAGGTGGGCAAGTGATGCCTCCTTAGGCCAGTTGAAGTTGATAGCTACCGATACCATTGTTGCTGATAGTCAAGAGTTTGCACCATTATCAGTGACAGGGTCGAGTTTGGCGTTTTTGCAATATACTTCTGGTTCCACGGGAACACCCAAAGGGGTGATGGTGACCCATGGGAATCTGATCCAAAATTCCACAGACCTAGATCGCGGATGGGAGCATAACTCGGATAGTGTAATTGTAACTTGGCTCCCAACATTCCATGATATGGGACTCATATACGGGATGCTCCAACCCATATACAAGGGATGCAAATGTATTATGCTGCCACCAGCGTCCTTCATACAAAAACCGATTCGCTGGCTAAAGGCGATTTCTGATTACGGAGGGACTCATAGTGGCGCACCTAATTTTGCTTATGCACTGTGTGTCGAAAAAACAACTCCAGAACAAAGGAATCAGCTAGACCTCAGTAGTTGGAGCATGGCTCTTAATGGAGCAGAACCTGTTAGAGCCGATGTTTTAGAGAAGTTTGCACAAGTTTTTGAAGTCAGTAGATTCAACAAAAGGGCTTTCTGTCCCGGTTATGGCATGGCAGAAGCAACTCTAAAGATTTCTGCTGTACGCGCTAAAGATAAGCCGATTTACTATCATATTGATGCCACTGCTCTAGAACAAAATTACGTTGTAGAATTTCCTGATGAGAAACATTTAGGAAAACGAACTCTTGTTGGTTGTGGTAGAAGTGAGATTGATACCAAAGTTATCATTGTTAATCCACAAACCTGTTGTCGTAGTGCTTCTGAAGAAATTGGGGAAATTTGGGTTAGCGGTGGCAGTGTAGCTTCTGGGTATTGGAATCGCCCCGAAGCCACACAAAAAACGTTTCAAGCTTATCTCAAAGATACAGGTGATGGACCTTTTTTACGTACAGGGGACTTAGGATTTTTTAGTAAGGGGGAACTGTTTGTTACAGGAAGACTAAAGGATCTAATTATCATTAGAGGTCGCAATCATTATCCCCAAGATATTGAATTAACTGTTGAAAACAGCCATCCTGCTTTACGAAGTCATTGTAGTGCTGCCTTTTCTGTAGAGAGGGATGGAGAGGAACGCTTGGTGGTTGCTGGTGAGGTGGAACGAACTCACCTACGCAAGCTGAACACAGAGGAGGTAGTTAGAGAAATTCAAATCGCCCTATCAACAGAACATGAATTAGACGTTGATGGGGTGGTTTTGTTGAAGACGGGGAGTATTCCTAAGACCTCTAGTGGAAAGATTCAACGGCGTGCTTGTAAGCAAGGATTTTTAGAAGGGAGTTTGAATGTCGTAGGCCAGTGGCAGAAAACTTTATCCCAGGGTGAATACGTAGCACCACGCACCCCAACCGAAGAAATAATCGCCAACATCTTCGCTTCTGTTCTAGGAGTGAAAGATGTAGGAATACATGACAACTTCTTTGAAATCGGAGGACATTCTCTACTTGCCACTCAATTAATTTCCCAACTGCGAGTAACCTTCAACAGAGAAATACCCCTAAGACAAGTATTTTCAAGCCCGACAATCGCTCTTATTTCGCCGAAATTAACCCAATTACTGACCACAGAAAACCAATTAAGTCTTCCTTTGATTCAACCAAGAACCGATAGTGAACAATTACCCCTATCATCGGCTCAAAAAAGACTGTGGTTCCTCAACCAACTAGAAGGAATTAGTGCCACTTATAACATACCAGTAGCCCTTAGAATCACTGGCAACTTGATCATTAACGCCCTAGAACAAGCCTTATCAGAAATAATCAGTCGTCACGAAGTAATACGGACAAGTTTCTCCACTATTAATGGCACACCAACACAGGTAATTCACCCCGACAGCACCATCAACATCAATGTAGTAGACCTACAACAATACCCAGACCAAGAACGGGAAACCATCTTACAGCAAGAAGTAAAACAGGAAGCAACAACCCCCTTTGACCTAGAGATAGCACCATTAATCCGTTGTAAATTATGGCAACTAGACACTACCGAGTATGTGTTAGTGCTGACGATGCACCACATAGTCTCTGATGGTTGGTCGATGGGAATATTAATCGAAGAACTATCAAGTTTATATCAAGCAATAGCGGCATCAGAACCATCCCCCTTACCCGAATTAGCGATTCAATATGCTGACTTTGCCCTTTGGCAAAGACAATGGTTAACTGGGGAAATCCTAGAAAACCAATTTAATTACTGGAAACAGGAATTAGAGGGTGCTTCAGAATTATTAAAATTACCCACAGACCATCCTCGTCCCCATGTAATGAGTTACCAGGGGAGTAGTGAAAGTTTTAGTTTAACCGCTGAACTAACCCAGAAGCTGCAACAGTTGTCTGTGAACGCAGGTAGTACCTTATTTATGACCCTGCAGGCAGCGTTTGCCACCTTACTCTATCGTTACAGTGGACAATTTGATATTTTAATTGGTTCACCCATAGCCAATCGCAACCGCCGTGAAATAGAGCCACTAATTGGCTTCTTTGTCAATACCTTGGTGTTGAGAACTCGTTTTGAACATAATCCCAGTTTTTCCCAGTTGCTCAGGCAAGTTAGGGAAACCACACTCAACGCTTATGAACATCAGGATGTACCTTTTGAACAGGTAGTATCCGCATTGCAACCCCAACGGTCTTTGAGTCATTCCCCCCTGTTCCAGGTGATGTTTGTGCTACAGAATGCACCGATGGGAAAATTAGACTTACCAGGTGTGACATTGAGTCAGTTCAATCAACACAGTACGATTGCTAAGTTTGATTTGACCCTGTCAATGACGGAAACAGAGATGGGATTGGTGGGGACATGGGAATACAACACAGACTTATTTGATGGGTCAACTATTAAAAGGATGGCTACTCATTTCCAGAACTTGTTGTCAGCAATTGTGGAAAATTCCCAACTTAGAGTGGGTGAGTTACCTTTGTTGAGTGCAGAGGAACGTCATCAACTGTTGGTGGAATGGAATGATACTGCCAGTGAATATCCCAAAGAGAAATGTATTCATCAGTTATTTGAAGAGCAGGTAGAGAAAACACCGGATGCTGTGGCGGTGGTGTTTGGCCAGGAGCAGTTGACTTACCATCAATTAAATCAAAGGGCGAACCAATTAGCACATCACCTACTTTCAATGGGAGTAAGACCAGAGGTACTGGTAGGTATTTGTGTGGAACGTTCTGTACAGATGGTGGTAGGACTGTTGGGGATACTGAAGGCTGGTGGTGCTTATGTACCCCTGGATCCTAATTATCCTCACCAACGACTGAGTTATATTTTGGCGGATTCGGGTGTTGAGGTGTTGTTGACTCAACAGTCGTTACTAGAATCTTTGCCATCACATACAGCACAGATGGTTTGTTTGGATAGTGATTGGGGTGCCATAGAGCAATATAGTGGACAGAATCTTGATGTCGGGGTAACTTCAGATAATTTGGCTTATGTGATTTATACCTCTGGTTCTACCGGTAAACCTAAGGGAACAATGATTCTCCATAGTGGTGTGGGGAATTATTTAAGCTGGTGTACAAAAGCTTATAATGTTGCCGATTCAGAAGGCTCTACTGTTAATTCTTCTATTGGCTTCGATGCCACTATTACCAGTTTATTTTCTCCTTTTTTGGTAGGACGTAAGGTAGTTCTTTTACCAGAGGAAGGAGAAATTGAAGCCCTTAAAGCCGCCTTGTGTTCTGGGACTAAGTTTAGCCTGGTTAAAATCACTCCGGCTCATTTAGAAATCCTCAGCTATTTATTGGCTCATGAGCAAGTCAAAATTGATAATAAAGCCTTTATAATTGGTGGGGAAGCTTTGTCAGCAAACCACATTAAATTCTGGCAAAAATACGCTCCTCAGATTAGATTAATTAACGAATACGGTCCCACAGAAACTGTTGTAGGATGCTGCATTTATGAAGTTGGAGGAAAAACCTTTTCTGGAGGTAATATTCCCATCGGTCGCCCCATAAGTAACACCAAAATTTATATCTTAGACTCACACCTGGAACCAGTGGCCATAGGAGTGCCTGGAGAATTATACATCGGAGGTGATGGACTAGCCAGAGGATACCTCAACCGCCCAGAACTAACATCGGAAAAATTCATCCCAAATCCCTTCTGTAATTCCAAATCACAACGACTCTACAAAACCGGAGACCTGGCGAGATACCTACGAGACGGTAACATCGAATTTCTCGGACGTATCGATAACCAAGTCAAAATTCGAGGCTTCCGTATCGAACTAGGGGAAATCGAAGCAGTCCTGTCCAGCCACCCCCACATCCAACAAACCGTAGTTATTGCCCGAGAAGATATTCCTGGTAACAAACGCCTAGTCGCCTATATAGTCAGTCAGTCCGAATCACTAAGCACCAACCAACTACGTGAATTCCTTAAACAGAAACTGCCAGAATACATGGTGCCCAGTGCCTTCGTTACCCTAGACACCTTGCCGTTAACACAAAACGGCAAAGTAGACCGCAAATCACTACCCGCACCAGATGGGGTTGTCACATCAGTTGAGGAATATGTAGCTCCACGCACCCCTACTGAAGAAATAATCGCCAACATCTTCGCGAAGGTTCTAGGACTGCAAGATGTTGGAATACATGACAACTTCTTTGAATTAGGAGGACATTCTCTACTGGCTGTCCGTTTAATGTCCCAGATTAAACAACAATTCCAAATCAATTTACCTTTAGCAACCCTTTTCCAAAGTCCCACCATTGAACAACTAGCGAGCCTTCTGGGTTCTTCAGTAAATACACAAAACCCCATCTTAGTGGGCATTAAAACCAGTGGAAACCAACCTCCATTATTCTGTATTCACCCGCTTGGTGGCAATCTCCTGTGTTATGCAGAGTTAGCTCGTCATTTAGATCAAGATTATCCAGTATATGGTTTACAATCTCTAGGTTTAGATGGGCAACAGCAACCCTTAACTTCTGTTGAGGAGATGGCATCCCATTATATTCAAGCAATACAGCAAATTCAACCCCAAGGTTCCTATCATCTCATCGGCTGGTCTTTTGGAGGTGTAATTGCCTATGAGATGGCACAACAATTACAGACTAAAAATACTTCAGTGGCTCTTCTAACTTTAATAGACAGTTATGTACCCACTTTAATTCGGAAACCTTCAGAAATAGATCAAGCCATGATAGTAAATCTATTCATTGGCTGGTGGTCTATGGGAGGTGTAATTGCCTATGAAATGGCACAACAATTACAGGCTAAAAATGAGCCAGTGGCTCTTCTAACGTTAATAGACAGTTATGCACCTACTGTAATTCAGATGCCTTCAGAAATAGATCAAGCCATGATAGTAAATCTATTGGCTCAAGATTTGGGAGGTCTCTATGGTCAAGAGTTAGATATATCCCATGAAACACTTAGACAACTTGAACCAGACGAACAAGTTTTGCATCTATTTGAGCAAGGCAAACAGCAAGGGATATTGCCATCAGACCTAGAAATAGAGCAAATGCGTTCTTTATGGAAAGTTTTGAAAGCAAATATTACGGCATATTATCATTATAAACCAAAAGCTTATCCAGGTTCACTTCTCCTTATAAATGCTAGTCAAACTTCCCCAGGAGTAATTGAAGACCCAACCCACGGCTGGGGTTCTCTAGTTAATGGTGACATCCAAACTCACACTATTACTGGAGACCATTACACCATTATCAAAGCCCCCCAAGTTGAGGCTCTGACTACAGAATTGAACAACTATCTATTGAACAACTAG